atgttgacaTGGGCATAGATAAAGTGACTGGATGCTCCATGTCACCATCAAGATTAACACTACCACAAGGAACACCATCAAGCCTCTCCTCCACCACTCCACCTCTGCCGGGTTCTATTTGATCAGTGATTGGATCTCCGTCACTGCCAGAACTTGACTGTCTCTGTCCCCTGAGATACCTCTCAGTGGCATCTCTGATCAACCTCATGCCACATGAATCTGATGTTGGTGATGGCTCATCCTCCCTCTCTGGCTGGATGTTTAGGTCAATCTGGCCTTTAAGAGGTGAAGAGGAGGGCTTTTTACTGttgaggttctcatcatcaacaGTCTCATTCACCAGCGGTTGTTTTGGGTTTGAACTGCTGTTACTTGTGTTACTACTCAGTAGTGGATCATCATCCTCCGGTTCTGCCTTCGGAGACTGGTGGAGCTGCTGCTCTTTCTTACGTGCAGTTTCTGCTTCCTTCTCTGATTGTCGTTTCTCACGCCGCAGCATGAGTGTGCGGAAACGCCTCCTTACAGTGAGGCACACATTACATGTGCAAGTCTGCTTGTGCTTCGGGCCTTTCCCACTCGGAGGCTGGATGCAGACAATGCATGAACAGCCAGGCCGATGGCGAGGGTGCTTTGTGGTAGCTTGGGACGATGAAAGGAGGGCCTCCCCCTCTCCCAGAATGGCAAGGTTTGCAAGTGTGTCGAGCCCCTCTGAAGCTTCAACAGCCTCGGTCACCTGTTTGGTAGCCTTGGTTTTCTTGGGAGCAGCTGCCCAGTCACAACCACAACAAATTTTCACAT
Above is a window of Macadamia integrifolia cultivar HAES 741 unplaced genomic scaffold, SCU_Mint_v3 scaffold2977, whole genome shotgun sequence DNA encoding:
- the LOC122067565 gene encoding B3 domain-containing protein Os07g0563300-like, producing MLRREKRQSEKEAETARKKEQQLHQSPKAEPEDDDPLLSSNTSNSSSNPKQPLVNETVDDENLNSKKPSSSPLKGQIDLNIQPEREDEPSPTSDSCGMRLIRDATERYLRGQRQSSSGSDGDPITDQIEPGRGGVVEERLDGVPCGSVNLDGDMEHPVTLSMPMSTSTSTSATG